In one window of Corynebacterium mycetoides DNA:
- the folB gene encoding dihydroneopterin aldolase codes for MADRIELTGLKVYAHHGVLPHETQHGQAFTLDIVCWLDFADAARDDDLAKTVNYAELAQLAHDIATGTPRQLVETVATEIADTALNTYAALHAVEVTVHKPHAPIPLVFDDVAVVARRSRKNLRR; via the coding sequence GTGGCTGACCGCATCGAGCTGACGGGGCTGAAGGTCTACGCCCACCACGGCGTGCTGCCGCACGAGACGCAGCACGGCCAGGCGTTCACCCTCGACATCGTGTGCTGGCTCGACTTCGCCGACGCCGCGCGCGATGACGACCTGGCGAAGACCGTCAACTACGCCGAGCTCGCGCAGCTGGCCCACGACATCGCCACGGGCACCCCGCGCCAGCTGGTGGAAACCGTGGCCACCGAGATCGCCGACACCGCACTGAACACCTACGCCGCGCTCCACGCCGTCGAAGTCACCGTGCACAAGCCGCACGCCCCCATCCCGCTCGTCTTCGATGACGTGGCCGTCGTCGCCCGCCGCTCCCGCAAGAACCTGAGGAGGTAG
- a CDS encoding DUF6779 domain-containing protein: protein MNAEKPTSETRDNSALWIVVPFLLAIVGTVVMLFTNSANVLKISLVLALWAAAAGVLVATRLRRDRENAERELEAREQRFQAELDAAQARGEADRAALAHARENERPADPGADTEVLREIQAELARLRAQLEELAGRQFEYEPAALRAEARRVAELERSGGSTKREAPVETPTVKPASGPSTDDTAKIKVVRQPAEKPAETPAQEPAQEPSRPAGAPSFDAIAGRFGGSSRLKDAQNPLSQLISERQAQSAEPAAPAQPSEPSEPSAPSAPSEPSEPSEPSAPAEPAPARAQEQPVTERRGGRRRRDEHGRSSLTVAELLARAQKETD from the coding sequence ATGAATGCCGAGAAGCCGACCAGCGAGACCCGCGACAATTCCGCGCTGTGGATCGTCGTGCCCTTCCTCCTGGCCATCGTGGGCACCGTGGTCATGCTGTTCACCAACTCGGCGAACGTCCTGAAAATCTCTCTCGTCCTCGCGCTGTGGGCCGCGGCCGCCGGCGTGCTTGTGGCGACGCGCCTACGCCGCGACCGCGAGAACGCCGAGCGCGAGCTGGAGGCGCGTGAGCAGCGCTTTCAGGCCGAGCTCGACGCCGCGCAGGCCCGCGGGGAAGCCGACCGCGCGGCGCTCGCCCACGCGCGCGAGAACGAACGCCCCGCCGATCCCGGCGCGGACACAGAGGTGCTGCGCGAGATTCAGGCGGAGCTCGCGCGCCTGCGCGCCCAGCTGGAGGAGCTCGCCGGGCGGCAGTTCGAGTACGAGCCCGCCGCGCTGCGCGCCGAGGCTCGCCGCGTGGCGGAGCTAGAACGGTCGGGCGGGTCGACGAAGCGGGAGGCGCCCGTGGAGACGCCCACTGTGAAGCCCGCCTCGGGCCCGTCCACCGACGACACCGCGAAGATCAAGGTCGTGCGCCAGCCCGCCGAAAAGCCCGCCGAAACGCCGGCCCAGGAGCCGGCCCAGGAGCCGTCGCGCCCCGCCGGCGCCCCGTCTTTCGACGCGATCGCCGGACGGTTCGGGGGCAGTAGCCGTCTCAAAGACGCGCAGAACCCGCTGTCGCAGCTCATCAGTGAGCGCCAGGCGCAAAGCGCCGAGCCCGCAGCGCCGGCCCAGCCCTCGGAGCCCTCAGAGCCCTCAGCGCCCTCAGCGCCCTCAGAGCCCTCAGAGCCCTCAGAGCCCTCAGCGCCCGCCGAACCCGCGCCGGCGCGCGCGCAGGAGCAGCCGGTCACCGAGCGCCGCGGGGGCCGCCGCCGGCGCGACGAGCACGGCCGCAGCTCGCTGACCGTCGCCGAGCTGCTCGCGCGGGCGCAGAAGGAGACCGATTAG
- a CDS encoding glucose PTS transporter subunit IIA has translation MATSTSSLQSQAEDILDGIGGAGNIASLTHCATRLRFELNDASLADKAKLESVPKVMGAVPQGGSHYQVIIGGDVANVYNALKALPEMQTGSDTRSADDIKAEQRARVKGKVSWLDAFFEYLSDSFRPILGVLLGASLIIAFAAVMDAFGVADFRAEVKTPGWQFVDAMWRSVFFFLPVMVAYNAGKKLNIDPWVPAVVMLALFTPDFSGLAEHPEAVTQTNALLGSEVSRVTVMGLPMYLPDYSGNVFVPLIMAAIAAAVYKGLQRVIPSSVHMVFVPFFTLLVMIPFTALVIGPLGYALGAWIGTGLAFLNTNAPFIFAIAIPMLYPFLVPLGLHWPLNALMLVNIQTLGYDFIQGPMGVWNFACFGATAAVLAISIRDRDTVMRQTAGSALAAGLFGGISEPSLYGIHLRFKRIYPRMLVGCFTGGVVIAILSAPFDGVQTSAFVFTSLLTIPVFNPVWVYVVAIAVAFFTAFVLIYLSDYRTAEEKAAAQALVDAPADAPAETPAETPAAAPVQDAPAAAPAAATQLLAPIAGEAVAMEALGDKAFASGALGTAVGITPAVTAEGTVVSPVAGTVISVAKTGHAYGIKTDDGVEVLVHIGIDTVDMKGEGFTPLVAKKQAVGAGDALARVDFGAVARAGHDATVITTVVNTKSMAGVADIADGTVGAGDPVLEVTR, from the coding sequence ATGGCCACTTCCACGTCCAGCCTGCAGTCGCAGGCCGAGGACATTCTCGACGGCATCGGCGGCGCCGGAAACATCGCTTCCCTCACCCACTGCGCGACGCGTCTTCGCTTTGAGCTTAACGACGCCTCCCTGGCCGACAAGGCCAAACTCGAATCCGTCCCGAAGGTCATGGGGGCCGTCCCTCAGGGCGGGTCGCACTACCAGGTCATCATCGGCGGCGACGTGGCGAACGTGTACAACGCGCTCAAGGCGCTGCCGGAGATGCAAACCGGCTCTGACACCCGTTCCGCCGACGACATCAAGGCGGAGCAGCGCGCCCGGGTGAAGGGGAAGGTGTCCTGGCTGGACGCCTTCTTCGAGTACCTCTCCGACTCCTTCCGCCCGATCCTGGGCGTTCTGCTCGGGGCGTCGCTGATTATCGCGTTCGCCGCGGTGATGGACGCGTTCGGGGTGGCCGACTTCCGCGCGGAGGTTAAGACCCCGGGCTGGCAGTTCGTCGACGCCATGTGGCGCTCCGTGTTCTTCTTCCTGCCGGTCATGGTGGCCTACAACGCCGGAAAGAAGCTCAACATCGACCCGTGGGTTCCCGCGGTGGTCATGTTGGCCCTGTTCACCCCGGACTTTTCCGGGCTTGCCGAGCACCCCGAGGCGGTGACCCAGACGAACGCCTTGCTCGGCTCCGAGGTCTCCCGCGTCACCGTGATGGGGCTGCCGATGTACCTGCCTGACTACTCGGGCAACGTGTTCGTCCCGCTCATCATGGCCGCCATCGCGGCGGCTGTATACAAGGGCCTGCAGAGAGTCATTCCCTCGTCCGTGCACATGGTGTTCGTGCCGTTTTTCACCCTGCTCGTCATGATCCCGTTCACCGCCCTGGTGATCGGCCCGCTGGGCTACGCGCTCGGCGCCTGGATCGGCACCGGCCTGGCCTTCTTGAACACCAACGCTCCGTTCATCTTCGCCATCGCCATCCCGATGCTCTACCCCTTCCTGGTCCCGCTCGGACTGCACTGGCCGCTCAACGCCCTCATGCTCGTCAACATCCAGACGCTGGGCTACGACTTCATCCAGGGCCCCATGGGCGTGTGGAACTTCGCCTGCTTCGGCGCGACGGCCGCCGTCTTGGCGATCTCCATTCGCGACCGCGACACGGTGATGCGCCAGACCGCGGGGTCCGCTTTGGCGGCCGGCCTGTTCGGCGGCATCTCGGAGCCCTCGCTCTACGGCATCCACCTGCGGTTCAAGCGCATTTACCCGCGCATGCTCGTCGGCTGCTTCACGGGCGGCGTGGTCATCGCGATCCTCTCCGCCCCGTTCGACGGGGTGCAGACCAGCGCGTTCGTGTTCACCTCCTTGCTGACAATCCCGGTGTTCAACCCGGTGTGGGTGTACGTCGTGGCTATCGCGGTGGCGTTCTTCACCGCGTTCGTCCTCATCTACCTCAGCGACTACCGCACGGCCGAGGAGAAGGCGGCGGCGCAGGCGCTTGTCGACGCCCCGGCCGACGCCCCGGCCGAAACCCCGGCCGAAACCCCGGCCGCAGCGCCGGTGCAGGACGCCCCGGCCGCAGCCCCGGCCGCGGCCACGCAGCTGCTCGCCCCCATCGCCGGTGAGGCGGTGGCCATGGAGGCCCTGGGTGACAAGGCGTTCGCGTCGGGCGCGCTGGGAACGGCGGTCGGCATCACCCCGGCGGTGACGGCCGAAGGCACGGTCGTGTCCCCGGTGGCGGGCACGGTGATCTCGGTGGCCAAGACCGGCCACGCCTACGGCATCAAGACCGACGACGGCGTCGAGGTGCTGGTGCACATCGGCATCGACACCGTCGACATGAAGGGCGAGGGCTTTACCCCGCTCGTGGCCAAGAAGCAGGCGGTCGGCGCGGGTGATGCGCTGGCCCGCGTGGACTTCGGCGCCGTCGCTAGGGCCGGCCACGACGCGACGGTGATCACCACGGTGGTCAACACCAAGAGCATGGCCGGCGTCGCGGACATCGCGGACGGCACCGTCGGCGCCGGCGACCCGGTCCTGGAAGTGACCAGGTAG
- a CDS encoding pantoate--beta-alanine ligase, translating into MAFESGQAVVVTDPERLAVYGRAFRKVGKSVVVVPLGEGIHAGHIQLIRAARSLLGAVVMVTYRGAEVPEVFAEEKVDVVFHGELGRGVSVRTGMDHLEDAEAIARDVAHVLAAAHATHATDIVLGEKDFELLVATQKAVSALRMEARLHSVPTVRASGGVAMSLRNADVPEADRDAALALSAALTAGAHVAERGADAILDTARGVLAAAGLVPDYLELRDLAFGPAPTRGDARLLGAVTLGGVHLSDNVGVPVGVGFKNIEG; encoded by the coding sequence ATGGCGTTTGAGTCAGGCCAGGCCGTTGTGGTCACCGACCCGGAGCGGCTGGCGGTGTACGGCCGCGCGTTTCGGAAGGTGGGCAAGTCCGTCGTCGTGGTGCCGCTGGGCGAGGGCATCCACGCCGGCCACATCCAGCTGATCCGCGCGGCGCGCTCGCTGCTGGGCGCGGTCGTGATGGTGACCTACCGCGGCGCCGAGGTGCCGGAGGTCTTCGCCGAGGAGAAGGTCGACGTGGTCTTCCATGGCGAGCTCGGGCGCGGGGTGTCGGTGCGCACGGGCATGGACCACCTGGAGGACGCGGAGGCGATCGCCCGAGATGTGGCTCATGTGCTCGCCGCAGCCCACGCCACCCACGCCACCGACATCGTGCTGGGGGAGAAGGATTTCGAGTTGCTGGTGGCAACCCAAAAGGCGGTCAGCGCGCTGCGGATGGAGGCCAGGCTGCACAGCGTGCCCACCGTGCGCGCTTCCGGGGGCGTGGCCATGTCGCTGCGCAACGCTGACGTACCCGAGGCCGACCGCGACGCCGCGCTGGCGCTGTCGGCCGCGCTGACGGCCGGGGCGCACGTCGCCGAGCGCGGCGCCGACGCCATCCTCGACACCGCGCGCGGGGTGCTCGCGGCCGCCGGGCTCGTCCCCGACTACCTCGAGTTGCGCGACCTCGCCTTCGGGCCCGCGCCGACGCGTGGCGACGCCCGCCTGCTCGGCGCCGTCACCCTCGGCGGCGTGCACTTAAGCGACAACGTCGGGGTGCCCGTGGGTGTGGGATTCAAAAACATCGAGGGGTAA
- the ptsP gene encoding phosphoenolpyruvate--protein phosphotransferase — protein MTQRLVLHGIGVAAGTASGPAAVVAPAVGVDESEPACTDVEADGQRVREVLADVAASLRERAGHANSETSKAVLEATAALATDRGLVKGVDKELKKGSGVTRAIHDAVETYAAKLRKVGGYMAERVTDLYDIRDRATARLRGVAEPGIPDLPEPAVIVAHDLAPAETATLDPAMVRGIVTEAGGATSHTAILAAQLGIPAAVQVKGVTEALAGAARVEIAIDGGVGEVIVAPSATDVAELTERSRRRAVALAGSSGEGATRDGHRVKLLANIGTTDDAAAAAAQDLEGSGLFRTEFLFLERESAPSVEEQTDTYTAVLRSFGTRRVVVRTLDAGADKPLSFADLGPEENPALGRRGLRLSQAREELLDAQLAALAAAGAAVPDAELWVMAPMVSTVEETTWFAAKARAHGLPKVGIMVETPAAAIRAKQLLSLVDFASIGTNDLSQYTMAADRMQGELAHLLTPWQPAVLSMIRATCQGGAATGKPVGVCGEAGGDPLMALVLVGLGVTSLSMAPGKVSAVRAALRLHDLDTCRQMANYAVDAPTAADARAAVLNIADPVLRDLL, from the coding sequence ATGACTCAACGCCTCGTCCTCCACGGAATCGGCGTCGCCGCCGGAACCGCCTCCGGCCCCGCCGCCGTTGTCGCCCCGGCCGTGGGCGTGGATGAATCCGAACCCGCCTGCACCGACGTGGAGGCCGACGGCCAGCGCGTGCGCGAGGTGCTGGCCGACGTCGCGGCGTCACTGCGCGAGCGCGCCGGGCACGCCAACTCCGAAACCTCGAAGGCGGTGCTCGAAGCAACCGCGGCGCTGGCGACGGACCGCGGCCTGGTCAAGGGCGTGGACAAGGAGCTGAAGAAGGGCTCCGGCGTGACCCGGGCGATCCACGACGCAGTGGAGACGTACGCGGCCAAGCTGCGCAAGGTGGGCGGCTACATGGCGGAGCGGGTCACCGACCTCTACGACATCCGCGACCGCGCGACCGCCCGCCTGCGCGGCGTCGCAGAGCCCGGCATCCCCGACCTCCCGGAGCCCGCGGTGATCGTGGCCCACGACCTCGCGCCTGCCGAGACGGCGACGCTGGACCCGGCTATGGTGCGCGGCATCGTCACCGAGGCCGGCGGGGCCACCTCGCACACCGCCATCCTCGCCGCCCAGCTCGGCATCCCCGCGGCCGTGCAGGTCAAGGGTGTCACCGAGGCGCTTGCAGGCGCGGCCCGGGTGGAGATCGCCATCGACGGCGGGGTCGGCGAGGTCATCGTCGCCCCCAGCGCGACCGACGTCGCCGAACTCACCGAGCGCTCCCGCCGCCGTGCCGTGGCGCTGGCAGGCTCCTCCGGGGAGGGCGCGACCCGTGACGGGCACCGGGTGAAGCTCCTCGCCAACATCGGAACCACCGACGACGCCGCCGCGGCCGCGGCACAGGACCTCGAAGGCTCCGGGCTCTTCCGCACCGAATTCCTCTTCCTTGAACGCGAGTCCGCCCCGAGCGTGGAGGAACAGACGGACACCTACACCGCGGTGCTGCGGTCCTTCGGCACCCGCCGCGTGGTCGTGCGCACCTTAGACGCCGGCGCCGACAAGCCGCTGAGCTTCGCCGACCTCGGGCCCGAGGAAAACCCCGCGCTGGGCCGCCGCGGGCTGCGGCTGTCGCAGGCGCGCGAAGAGCTTCTCGACGCCCAACTGGCCGCCCTGGCGGCAGCCGGCGCGGCCGTCCCGGACGCCGAGCTGTGGGTGATGGCCCCGATGGTCTCCACGGTGGAGGAGACGACCTGGTTCGCGGCCAAGGCCCGCGCCCACGGCCTTCCGAAGGTGGGCATCATGGTGGAAACCCCCGCGGCGGCGATCCGGGCGAAGCAGCTGCTCTCGCTGGTGGACTTCGCCTCCATCGGCACCAACGACCTCTCCCAGTACACGATGGCGGCCGACCGCATGCAAGGGGAGCTGGCGCACCTGCTCACCCCCTGGCAGCCGGCGGTACTGTCGATGATCCGCGCTACCTGCCAGGGCGGGGCGGCGACCGGCAAGCCGGTCGGCGTGTGCGGGGAGGCGGGAGGCGACCCGCTCATGGCGCTCGTGCTGGTGGGCCTGGGGGTTACCTCCCTGTCCATGGCGCCGGGGAAGGTCAGCGCGGTGCGCGCCGCGCTGCGCCTGCACGACCTTGACACGTGCCGCCAGATGGCCAACTACGCCGTGGATGCCCCCACCGCCGCAGACGCCCGCGCCGCGGTGCTCAACATCGCGGACCCTGTTCTGCGCGACCTGCTCTAA
- a CDS encoding 6PGD fold domain-containing protein, with protein MPPRLTIGAVGGEGEFSRALARAGHRVRPLSLDAPEDVANVDLVLLDADDAQWLGEGVDTLAPYVRPRQMVIHTALLEGTQLLDAAETRGAVVMAAHNIFGAHWVTSAADELGETVIGLLIAEIGGTNHPIADTARPVIAAAVQLTAMERTVRWDSFELLRTAVEDADAFEEDYLAARPGTAPAAGPADMERMHRAIAELGTSRLFADIARRHAERTGDAEVELWALSKTDKNCR; from the coding sequence ATGCCGCCTCGGCTCACCATCGGTGCGGTCGGGGGCGAGGGCGAGTTCAGCCGGGCCCTGGCGCGTGCCGGGCACCGGGTGCGTCCCTTGAGCCTCGACGCGCCCGAGGACGTTGCCAACGTCGATCTCGTCCTGCTCGACGCGGACGATGCGCAGTGGCTGGGGGAGGGCGTCGATACGCTCGCGCCCTACGTCCGGCCGCGGCAGATGGTCATCCACACCGCGCTGCTCGAGGGCACGCAGCTTCTCGATGCCGCGGAGACCCGCGGGGCCGTCGTCATGGCCGCGCACAATATTTTCGGCGCCCACTGGGTCACGTCCGCCGCGGACGAGCTCGGTGAGACCGTGATCGGCCTGCTCATCGCGGAGATCGGCGGGACCAACCACCCGATCGCGGACACCGCGCGCCCGGTGATCGCCGCCGCGGTCCAGCTCACGGCGATGGAGCGCACGGTGCGGTGGGACTCGTTCGAGCTGCTGCGCACGGCCGTCGAAGATGCCGACGCGTTCGAGGAGGACTACCTCGCGGCGCGCCCCGGCACGGCGCCCGCGGCGGGGCCGGCCGACATGGAACGGATGCACCGCGCCATCGCCGAGCTGGGGACGTCGCGGCTGTTCGCCGACATTGCACGCCGGCACGCGGAGCGCACCGGCGACGCCGAGGTGGAGCTGTGGGCGCTTTCGAAGACAGACAAGAATTGCAGGTAA
- the folK gene encoding 2-amino-4-hydroxy-6-hydroxymethyldihydropteridine diphosphokinase gives MRAVLSAGSNMEDSRAHLASVAQEFAGELVAQSSLYATAPWGGVEQRDFLNQTLIVEVDQTPEELLRRCQALERNARRVRDVRWGPRTLDVDIVDIAGYTSDDPDLTVPHPRARERAFVLVPWLEIEPGARLGGESVAGIVDKLGDEGVRKL, from the coding sequence GTGCGCGCAGTACTGTCCGCAGGCTCGAACATGGAGGACTCCCGCGCCCACCTCGCCAGCGTGGCCCAAGAGTTTGCCGGCGAGCTCGTCGCGCAGTCCTCCCTCTACGCCACCGCGCCGTGGGGCGGGGTGGAGCAAAGAGACTTTCTCAACCAAACGCTGATCGTGGAGGTCGACCAGACCCCCGAGGAGCTCCTGCGCCGCTGCCAAGCGCTCGAGCGCAACGCCCGGCGGGTGCGCGACGTGCGCTGGGGCCCGCGCACCCTCGACGTCGACATCGTCGACATCGCCGGCTATACCTCCGACGACCCCGACCTCACCGTTCCCCACCCCCGCGCCCGCGAGCGCGCGTTCGTGCTCGTCCCCTGGCTGGAGATCGAGCCGGGGGCGCGGCTGGGCGGGGAGAGCGTTGCGGGGATCGTCGATAAGCTGGGCGACGAAGGGGTGAGAAAGCTGTGA
- a CDS encoding DUF3180 domain-containing protein encodes MTRTSIAALTALAGFMAAAAFILVRRFYGALTTVGVTASLPLWIVAATCLFIAYMVAKRREEGNVGLDRSQLNPMMAANFMLLGKASAWSGAICGGLFAGLLIYIAPRIDVLAAAQSDLPGTLSGTFGGLALAIAGVVLERACEVSPPTEGEAAS; translated from the coding sequence GTGACCAGAACATCCATCGCCGCGCTGACGGCGCTTGCCGGGTTCATGGCCGCGGCCGCCTTCATCCTCGTGCGCCGCTTCTACGGGGCGCTGACCACCGTCGGCGTCACCGCGTCCCTGCCGCTGTGGATCGTGGCCGCGACCTGCCTGTTTATCGCCTACATGGTGGCCAAGCGGCGGGAGGAGGGCAACGTCGGGCTCGACCGCTCCCAGCTCAACCCCATGATGGCGGCCAACTTCATGCTGCTGGGCAAGGCCAGCGCCTGGTCCGGCGCGATCTGCGGCGGCCTGTTTGCGGGTCTGCTCATCTACATCGCCCCGCGTATCGACGTCCTCGCGGCCGCGCAGTCCGACCTCCCTGGCACCCTCTCCGGGACGTTCGGGGGCCTCGCGCTCGCGATCGCGGGGGTTGTGCTGGAGCGCGCGTGCGAGGTGTCGCCACCCACCGAGGGTGAAGCTGCCAGCTAA
- a CDS encoding PRD domain-containing protein, with the protein MQILRVFNNNVVLARGGEGEVVVTGRGVGFGARRGDVVDDAKVARVFVPSDGRDPDHSAEMLAHLPEHRIAQVTAALEAVGAPEQLRDKLTLITAIADHLEYASWRARTGEEATYLLRSEVINLYPREWDLSVRLLAEVNRRQPADAQLPDAEATALALHLVNAGFATGDLSDTYRMTGIIQQMLEVVEAELGEALDMASISVARFITHVRYLFVRLTRNQQLDHAHSPLTRQLVDAYPREIACARKIAAVVELRFDTALTEDEILYLGLHIVRLGETERKKK; encoded by the coding sequence ATGCAGATCCTGCGCGTGTTCAACAACAACGTCGTGCTCGCCCGTGGCGGCGAGGGCGAGGTTGTTGTCACGGGCAGAGGGGTCGGCTTCGGCGCGCGCCGGGGCGACGTCGTGGACGACGCCAAGGTGGCGCGCGTCTTCGTGCCCTCCGACGGGCGGGACCCGGACCACTCCGCGGAAATGCTCGCGCACCTGCCCGAGCACCGCATCGCCCAGGTGACGGCCGCGCTGGAGGCGGTGGGCGCCCCCGAGCAGCTGCGGGACAAGCTGACCTTGATCACGGCCATTGCGGACCACCTGGAATACGCCTCGTGGCGCGCCCGCACAGGGGAGGAGGCGACGTACCTGCTGCGCTCGGAGGTGATCAACCTCTACCCGCGCGAGTGGGACCTGAGCGTGAGGCTGCTCGCCGAGGTCAACCGCCGCCAGCCCGCCGACGCCCAGCTTCCCGACGCCGAGGCGACCGCCCTAGCTCTGCACCTCGTCAACGCCGGGTTCGCCACCGGCGACCTGTCCGACACGTACCGCATGACCGGGATCATCCAGCAGATGCTGGAAGTCGTCGAAGCGGAGCTTGGGGAAGCGTTGGACATGGCGTCGATAAGCGTGGCTCGCTTCATCACCCACGTGCGCTACCTGTTCGTGCGGCTGACCCGGAACCAGCAACTCGATCACGCGCACTCGCCCCTCACGCGCCAGCTTGTCGACGCCTACCCGCGCGAGATCGCCTGCGCGCGCAAGATCGCCGCGGTGGTCGAGCTGCGCTTCGACACCGCCCTGACCGAAGATGAAATCCTCTACCTCGGCCTGCACATCGTCCGGCTGGGTGAGACCGAAAGGAAGAAGAAATGA
- the lysS gene encoding lysine--tRNA ligase gives MTTQSPDTHDISEQQQFRRAKRQKLIDDGRGAYPARVERTTSLKDLRAAYTVVVEGEGEPADAPGVTVLAPGEETQDTVSVTGRVMFKRDTGKLCFASLQEGNGTQLQVMLSLAEVGEDALASWKDDVDLGDIVSVTGRVIASKRGELSVMAARWQMASKALRPLPVAFAEMNEEQRVRRRYTDLIMREAARDNAMTRIKVTAAVRKYLTGLDFVEVETPMLQTLHGGAAARPFVTRSNALDIDLYLRIAPELYLKRCVVGGIERVFEINRNFRNEGVDSSHSPEFTMLETYQAWGTYADGAEMIKGLVQFCAEEVFGSQQVTLADGSVYDFSGEWKVLEMYPSLNEALARKFPGQPEVTIDSTVEELTGIAEAIGLKVPANAGWLHGKLVEEIWEELCSDQLYEPTFVINFPVETSPLTRDHREKPGVTEKWDLYVRGFELATGYSELVDPVIQRERFVDQARLAAHGDDEAMVLDEDFLAAMEQGMPPTAGTGMGVDRLLMALTGLGIRETVLFPMVKPEAN, from the coding sequence GTGACTACCCAGAGCCCGGACACCCACGACATCAGCGAGCAGCAGCAATTCCGACGCGCCAAGCGCCAGAAGCTTATCGACGACGGGCGCGGCGCCTACCCGGCACGCGTTGAGCGCACCACCTCGTTGAAAGACCTCCGCGCCGCCTACACTGTGGTGGTCGAAGGTGAGGGCGAGCCCGCCGACGCCCCGGGCGTGACCGTCCTCGCACCGGGCGAGGAGACCCAGGACACCGTCTCGGTGACCGGGCGCGTGATGTTCAAGCGCGACACCGGGAAGCTGTGCTTCGCCAGCCTGCAGGAGGGCAACGGCACGCAGCTGCAGGTCATGCTGTCGCTGGCCGAGGTCGGCGAGGACGCCCTGGCCAGCTGGAAGGACGACGTCGACCTGGGGGACATCGTGTCGGTGACGGGGCGCGTCATTGCGTCGAAACGCGGCGAGCTCTCCGTCATGGCGGCGCGGTGGCAGATGGCGTCGAAGGCGCTGCGCCCGCTGCCGGTCGCCTTCGCGGAGATGAACGAGGAGCAGCGGGTGCGCCGTCGCTACACCGACCTGATCATGCGCGAGGCGGCGCGCGACAACGCCATGACCCGCATCAAAGTCACCGCGGCCGTGCGCAAGTACCTCACCGGCCTCGACTTCGTCGAGGTGGAGACCCCGATGCTGCAGACACTGCACGGCGGTGCGGCCGCCCGGCCGTTTGTGACCCGCTCCAACGCGCTCGACATCGACCTGTACTTGCGCATCGCGCCCGAGCTCTACCTCAAGCGCTGCGTCGTCGGCGGCATCGAGCGCGTCTTCGAGATCAACCGCAACTTCCGCAACGAAGGCGTGGATTCCTCGCACTCCCCGGAGTTCACCATGCTGGAGACCTACCAGGCGTGGGGCACCTACGCCGACGGCGCGGAGATGATCAAGGGCCTCGTGCAGTTCTGTGCGGAGGAGGTCTTTGGCTCGCAGCAGGTCACGCTTGCCGACGGCAGCGTGTACGACTTCTCCGGCGAGTGGAAAGTCCTGGAGATGTACCCCTCACTCAATGAGGCCCTGGCGCGCAAGTTCCCCGGCCAGCCAGAGGTGACCATCGACTCCACGGTGGAGGAGCTGACCGGCATCGCCGAGGCGATCGGGCTGAAGGTGCCCGCCAACGCCGGGTGGCTGCACGGCAAGCTCGTGGAGGAGATCTGGGAGGAGCTGTGCTCCGACCAGCTCTACGAGCCCACCTTCGTGATCAACTTCCCCGTCGAGACCTCCCCGCTCACGCGCGACCACCGCGAGAAACCCGGGGTGACCGAGAAGTGGGACCTCTACGTCCGCGGCTTCGAGCTGGCCACCGGCTACTCCGAGCTGGTGGACCCGGTGATCCAGCGCGAGCGCTTCGTGGACCAGGCTCGCCTGGCCGCGCACGGCGATGACGAGGCGATGGTGCTCGACGAGGACTTCCTCGCCGCAATGGAGCAGGGCATGCCGCCGACCGCCGGCACCGGCATGGGCGTGGACCGCCTGCTCATGGCCCTGACCGGGCTGGGCATCCGCGAGACCGTGCTGTTCCCGATGGTCAAGCCCGAGGCGAACTAG